From the Cyanobium sp. M30B3 genome, the window GCCGCCGCAGGGTTTATGGCGGGGAAAGGGGGCCTGGTCGAGCACCAGCACCGCGTGCCCCAGGGCAGCCAGATGGCAGGCTGCGGCACCGCCGGCGGCGCCGCCACCCACCACGATCACATCCAGGAGATCGGGGGCCGGGCTGCTCAAACCTTGAGGATCTCTGCCTCCTTCTCGGCCAGGTGCTTGTCGATCTCGGCGATGTAGCGATCGGTGAGCTTCTGCACCTTCTCCTGTTCGTCGCGGCTCTGGTCCTCGGAGAGGTCCCCCTCCTTTTCCTGTTTCTTGATCCGATCGATGCCGTCGCGGCGGTTGTTGCGCAGAGCCACCTTGCCCTCTTCGGCATATTTGGCGGCGATCTTGCAGAGCTCCTTGCGGCGGTCCTCGGTGAGCGGCGGGATGTTGATGCGGATCACCTTGCCATCGTTGTTGCAGGTGAGGCCCAGGTCGCTCATGGCGATCGCCTTCTCGATCAGCCCCATGGCGCCCTGGTCGAAGGGCTGGATCTGGATGGTCTGCGAATCGGGCGTGGACAGACTGGCCAGGGACCTGAGGGGTGTCTCGGCCCCGTAGTACTCGACGCTGATCTTGTCGAGCAGGGAGGGGTTGGCCCGCCCGGTGCGGATGGTGTTGAAGTTGCGCAGGGCGGCGTCCACCGACTTGCGCATCGCGGCTTCCAGATCCATGGGGCTTGATCTCAGGGGTGAATGCGGGTGCCGATCGGCTCACCGCGCACGGCCCGACCGATGTTGCCGGGGCCGAACAGATCAAACACCACGATGGGGATGCCGTTGTCCTTGCAGAGGGCAATGGCGGCGCCGTCCATCACCTCCAGCTCACCGCTCAGCACCTCCAGGAAGGAGAGGCTCTCGAAGCGGCGGGCGTCGGCGTGCTTGGCGGGATCCCTGTCGTAGACGCCGTCCACCTTGGTGGCCTTGAACACCACGTCAGCGTTGATCTCCGCCGCCCGCAGGGCGGCGGTGGTGTCGGTGGTGAAGAAGGGGTTGCCGGTGCCGGCGGCGAAGATCACCACCCGGCCTTTTTCCATGTGGCGGATCGCTTTGCGCCGGATGTAGGGCTCGGCCACCTCCTGCATCGAGATCGCGCTCTGCACCCGGGTCGGCACCCCGGCCCGCTCCAGCCCGTCCTGCAGGGTGATGGCATTCATCACCGTGGCCAGCATGCCCACGTAGTCGGCGGTGGCCCGGTCCATGCCGGCGGCGCTGCCCTTGAGGCCGCGGAAGATGTTGCCGCCGCCCACCACGATCGCCAGCTGGGTGCCGTCGGCCACACAGGCGGCCACATCACTGGCGATCGACTGCACGATCGCTGGATCGATCCCGTAGCCCTGCTCGCCCATCAGCGCTTCGCCGCTGAGCTTGAGGAGCACGCGCTTGAAACCCATCGACCCCGTTGATTTGCGGCACCGTAGCAATGGGCCGGTCTGCGTTCCCGGCTTGCCTGGCAGCACCGCGGGAGCTTGACTGCGGCAGCAGCCCGGTTGCCGTGGATCCCTGGTCGCCTGGAGCGGTTCAGCCACCTGGGCCGATGGTGCTGCGCCTCACCCTCTCGGCCCTCGATCAGGCCAGGGCTGACGCGGCGATCTGGCGCCACCCGGAGGTACACCGGGCGGTGCTGATCAGTGGTGTCACCGCCCTGGTGACGGCCTTCACCCCGATCCGCAGGGACCTGGCAGGCGGGGACTGCTCAGGCCGGTCGTCTCCCCTCTAGAACTCAATTCCCCGCTGGGCCTTCACCCCCTGCTCGCGGAAAGGGTGGCGCACCAGCTTCATCTCGGTGACCAGGTCGGCGCGCTCCAGCAGCGCCGGCGGCGCGCCACGGCCGGTGAGGGCCACGTGGGTGAGCGCGGGCCGCAGGGCCAGCCCCTCGACCACCTGCTCCACTGCCAGATAGCCGAGCTTGAGGGCCACGTTCACCTCGTCGAGCACCACCAGCTTGCGGCTGGCGTCGGCCAGGTAGGAGCAGGAGCGCTCCCAGGCCTGCTGCACCAGCAGCCGGTCGCGGTCGCGGTCCTGGGTTTCCCAGGTGAAGCCCTCGCCCAGCGCGTGCCAGGCCAGGGAATCGCCGAACAGCTCCAGCGCCCTGGCCTCGCCCGGCTGCCAGCCGCCCTTGATGAACTGCACCACCGCCACGCTCTCGCCGTGGCCCAGGGTGCGCAGCACCAGCCCCAGGGCCGCGGTGGTCTTGCCCTTGCCGTCGCCGGTGAACACCAGCACCAGCCCCTTCTCCAGGTTGCGCTCGCCCACCCGCTGGCGCTGCACCTCCTGGCGGCGGGCCATGCGCCTGCGGTAGGCCTCCTGGTCGCGCTCGGGCGCCAGCTCGCCGCCGGGGCCCAGCTCGGCGG encodes:
- the cobO gene encoding cob(I)yrinic acid a,c-diamide adenosyltransferase, with protein sequence MPRIETDLDRVDLDVDLDQVAAELGPGGELAPERDQEAYRRRMARRQEVQRQRVGERNLEKGLVLVFTGDGKGKTTAALGLVLRTLGHGESVAVVQFIKGGWQPGEARALELFGDSLAWHALGEGFTWETQDRDRDRLLVQQAWERSCSYLADASRKLVVLDEVNVALKLGYLAVEQVVEGLALRPALTHVALTGRGAPPALLERADLVTEMKLVRHPFREQGVKAQRGIEF
- the frr gene encoding ribosome recycling factor translates to MDLEAAMRKSVDAALRNFNTIRTGRANPSLLDKISVEYYGAETPLRSLASLSTPDSQTIQIQPFDQGAMGLIEKAIAMSDLGLTCNNDGKVIRINIPPLTEDRRKELCKIAAKYAEEGKVALRNNRRDGIDRIKKQEKEGDLSEDQSRDEQEKVQKLTDRYIAEIDKHLAEKEAEILKV
- a CDS encoding UMP kinase, which produces MGFKRVLLKLSGEALMGEQGYGIDPAIVQSIASDVAACVADGTQLAIVVGGGNIFRGLKGSAAGMDRATADYVGMLATVMNAITLQDGLERAGVPTRVQSAISMQEVAEPYIRRKAIRHMEKGRVVIFAAGTGNPFFTTDTTAALRAAEINADVVFKATKVDGVYDRDPAKHADARRFESLSFLEVLSGELEVMDGAAIALCKDNGIPIVVFDLFGPGNIGRAVRGEPIGTRIHP